Proteins encoded by one window of Heliangelus exortis chromosome 5, bHelExo1.hap1, whole genome shotgun sequence:
- the RD3L gene encoding protein RD3-like, translating into MPLFGWMKWSKNDSYKHSRHPGSEVVTKTLLRELKWHLKERERLVQEIENEQKVQKIGMDYNWLKNYQNPQATIPATEQRQLEVLCSQIQPCQTGTVLSRFREVLAENDVLPWEIVYIFKQVLKDFLTTLERENHQDQLVDAWNTNCSEHCTLRGDSSNKLDKDEIPTVSSYVDKNTQSMFPTFSHRIWNLPYYYPSS; encoded by the exons ATGCCACTCTTTGGTTGGATGAAATGGTCAAAAAATGATTCCTATAAACATTCAAGACATCCTGGATCAGAAGTAGTTACAAAAACCCTACTGAGGGAATTGAAATGGCACTTGAAAGAGCGTGAAAGATTAGTGCAAGAGattgaaaatgaacaaaaagtCCAGAAGATTGGCATGGATTACAACTGGTTGAAGAACTACCAAAATCCTCAAGCAACAATTCCAGCTACTGAGCAAAGGCAGCTTGAAGTTCTGTGTTCACAAATCCAGCCTTGCCAAACAGGAACTGTTCTCAGCAG aTTTCGTGAAGTTTTGGCAGAAAATGATGTATTACCATGGGAAATAGTCTATATATTTAAACaagttttaaaagattttcttaCCACTCTTGAGAGAGAAAACCACCAAGACCAACTGGTAGATGCATGGAATACAAATTGCTCTGAACATTGCACCCTGCGTGGAGACAGTTCTAACAAACTGGACAAAGATGAAATCCCCACGGTTTCAAGTTATGTCGacaaaaacacacaaagcaTGTTTCCCACCTTCTCCCACAGAATCTGGAATCTACCCTATTATTACCCATCAAGTTAA
- the ATP5MJ gene encoding ATP synthase subunit ATP5MJ, mitochondrial, with the protein MVQTMLPKSLKAMKFYFTTVYQEIWVGVALTAYAYYKISYGGKKAVADKSSGGGHH; encoded by the exons ATGGTGCAGACAATGCTTCCAAAATCATTGAAAGCCATGAAGTTTTACTTCACTACTGTGTATCAAGAAATATGGGTTGGTGTAGCATTAACAGCTTATGCCTATTACAAAATTTCATATGGTG gtaaaaaagCAGTGGCAGATA AGTCCTCTGGTGGTGGCCATCATTAA
- the LOC139796908 gene encoding translation initiation factor IF-2 encodes MRGEPGVGRVPSNKPGTAVTGGPTPAGSPTASRQHHLPLPRLAGTQAGMTAAPRTPSAAGRPAGKDTATPGPSERRQAGRRRRRELSPFLLTGIISVAVPEPASPKPTPCCAGPLLPLPPPPLSVEDAALALAAVTGASRAPRSPQRAEGRGEGGGSGRVPNPLPPQRGGGGGLAAAFLPCLLPSALPARLRAAPPGVNRRHRLIGRGGKSRGRGGGRRAHGPRGEGAGVGVRERCASAHFGTARDRGRYAGPGLGP; translated from the coding sequence ATGAGAGGAGAACCGGGGGTAGGTCGTGTCCCCTCCAACAAGCCAGGGACGGCGGTGACCGGCGGCCCCACCCCGGCGGGGAGCCCGACGGCATCTCGGCAGCACCATCTCCCTCTGCCCCGTCTGGCTGGGACACAGGCGGGAATGACGGCGGCGCCGCGCACTCCATCCGCCGCCGGCCGCCCCGCAGGAAAAGACACGGCGACCCCCGGCCCGTCAGAGCGGCGCCAGGCCGGGAGAAGGCGACGACGTGAACTCAGCCCTTTTCTACTCACCGGCATCATCTCCGTAGCCGTCCCCGAGCCAGCCTCGCCGAAGCCGACGCCGTGCTGTGCCGGGCCTCTcctgccgctgccgccgccgcctctCAGCGTGGAGGACGCCGCGCTCGCCCTGGCGGCTGTGACAGGTGCCTCCCGCGCGCCTCGCTCCCCGCAGCGGGCGGAAGGAAGAGGCGAAGGCGGCGGCAGCGGCCGGGTTCCCAACCCCCTTCCTCCTcagcgcggcggcggcggcggcctcgctgctgccttccttccctgcctccttccctcgGCGCTTCCTGCTCGGCTCCGCGCCGCCCCGCCAGGGGTTAACCGCCGCCACCGCCTCATTGGCCGAGGCGGGAAGAGCcgggggcggggcggcggcaGGCGCGCGCACGGCCCGcgtggggagggggcgggggtGGGAGTGAGGGAGCGCTGCGCGAGTGCGCACTTCGGCACCGCACGTGACCGTGGGCGCTATGCGGGACCGGGACTGGGACCCTGA